The proteins below are encoded in one region of Reichenbachiella sp. 5M10:
- a CDS encoding TrkA family potassium uptake protein has protein sequence MLNSSEKQKVNRFILAILLGIILYVVLITLLVRFEQDSSQSSITNYHQAVWYTIVTLTTVGYGDITPITIYGRVVGYIFVLLSVGIYGLLIGEITNLVSTIKQNKMLGYNGTVFEDHVVIIGWSDFGQLVTEQLIGASKQVAIVTNQRSDIELIHEKYNKKNVFTLYADFENFESLKKVNIEKSLVVFVNLKDDTEKLVFILNIKKIFDNLEFVVTLENANLKNTFLNAGVTNAISPHEISSKILASYMFEPDVASYTEDIMSFAHTPTDYDIKQFLVTYDNPYLNHTYTQAFSDLKTKFNGVLIGMVKRGGGKRHLIKNPQKEYKIELGDYLIIIVNGSSFETIQKAFNVQEGYFKEK, from the coding sequence ATGCTCAATTCGTCTGAGAAACAAAAGGTCAACAGGTTCATCCTAGCCATATTGCTTGGCATTATTTTGTATGTAGTTCTGATCACTTTACTGGTTCGTTTTGAGCAAGACAGCAGCCAATCATCCATCACCAATTACCACCAAGCCGTGTGGTACACCATCGTGACATTGACTACTGTAGGCTATGGAGATATTACCCCTATCACCATATACGGACGGGTGGTTGGTTATATATTCGTGCTATTAAGTGTGGGAATCTATGGGTTACTCATTGGTGAAATCACAAATCTTGTTTCTACTATTAAACAGAATAAAATGCTAGGCTACAACGGAACCGTTTTTGAAGATCATGTCGTCATCATAGGCTGGAGTGATTTTGGTCAACTGGTCACAGAACAGCTCATCGGAGCGAGCAAGCAGGTGGCTATTGTCACCAACCAACGATCAGATATCGAGCTCATTCATGAGAAATACAACAAGAAAAATGTCTTCACTTTGTATGCTGATTTTGAAAACTTCGAATCCCTCAAAAAAGTCAATATAGAAAAATCACTCGTCGTATTTGTCAACCTAAAAGATGACACAGAAAAACTCGTATTCATCCTCAACATCAAAAAGATATTTGATAATCTAGAGTTTGTAGTCACACTCGAAAATGCCAACCTTAAAAATACTTTTCTCAATGCGGGTGTCACCAACGCCATCTCTCCACATGAGATTTCATCCAAAATTTTAGCGAGTTATATGTTTGAGCCGGATGTAGCCTCGTACACAGAGGACATCATGTCCTTTGCCCACACACCGACCGACTATGACATCAAACAGTTCTTGGTTACTTATGACAATCCATACTTGAACCACACGTACACACAAGCGTTCAGCGACCTCAAAACAAAATTCAATGGCGTACTAATTGGGATGGTCAAACGAGGTGGAGGCAAAAGACATCTCATCAAAAACCCTCAAAAGGAATACAAGATCGAACTGGGAGACTATTTGATCATCATAGTCAACGGAAGCTCATTTGAGACCATCCAAAAAGCATTCAATGTACAAGAGGGGTACTTCAAAGAAAAATAA